One genomic window of Immundisolibacter sp. includes the following:
- a CDS encoding DUF423 domain-containing protein, with protein MTTARFFLMAGALSAALAVILGAFGAHALRGRLPVDLLAVYHTASQYHVYHALGLLAVGLLALHLPSSSALRWSGWLMLLGTALFSGSLYLLAITGLRWLGAITPLGGSAWIAAWLLLAWAARGLAR; from the coding sequence ATGACCACCGCGCGATTCTTTCTTATGGCCGGTGCGCTCAGCGCTGCATTAGCTGTCATCCTGGGTGCATTCGGCGCCCATGCGCTTCGCGGTCGTTTGCCGGTGGATTTGCTGGCGGTTTACCACACAGCAAGCCAGTACCACGTCTACCATGCGCTTGGCCTGCTGGCGGTCGGTCTGCTGGCGCTGCATCTGCCAAGCAGCAGCGCGCTGCGCTGGAGCGGCTGGCTGATGCTGCTCGGCACGGCGTTATTCAGTGGAAGCTTGTACCTGCTGGCGATCACCGGCCTGCGCTGGCTGGGCGCAATCACGCCGTTGGGTGGCAGCGCCTGGATCGCGGCCTGGTTGCTGCTGGCATGGGCCGCCCGTGGCCTCGCCCGGTAA
- a CDS encoding putative molybdenum carrier protein, translating into MASPGNRLRVISGGQSGVDRAALDVALELGLPCGGWCPAGRRAEDGPIPLRYPLQETESADYTERTRRNVVGADATLILSQNALSGGTLLTVQIAGESDKPCLVVDLRRPWQAAEVGVWLQACAVTCLNVAGPRESTAPGIYALAGDYLRAALLPHTP; encoded by the coding sequence GTGGCCTCGCCCGGTAATCGATTGCGGGTGATTTCCGGTGGCCAGAGCGGCGTCGATCGCGCCGCTCTGGATGTGGCGCTGGAGCTGGGCCTGCCGTGCGGTGGCTGGTGTCCGGCAGGGCGACGCGCTGAAGACGGGCCGATACCGCTTCGCTATCCCCTCCAAGAAACCGAATCCGCGGACTATACCGAGCGCACCCGGCGCAACGTGGTCGGGGCCGACGCCACGCTGATACTGTCCCAGAACGCCCTGAGCGGTGGCACGCTACTGACGGTCCAGATTGCCGGCGAGTCTGATAAACCCTGCCTGGTGGTCGACCTGCGCCGACCCTGGCAAGCGGCAGAGGTCGGCGTCTGGCTGCAGGCCTGTGCGGTTACCTGTCTTAACGTCGCCGGCCCGCGCGAGAGCACCGCGCCAGGCATTTACGCTCTTGCCGGCGATTACCTGCGCGCGGCTCTGTTACCGCACACGCCATAA
- the hslO gene encoding Hsp33 family molecular chaperone HslO, with product MADTLHRFMFENGSARGVLVQLESSWQEVLARHHYPPPVRDLLGQLLAAAALLGNNLKAAGRVIVELRGDGPLRLLVADNRAGHAVRALARWSEPLRGNEWHELLGSGRLVITLDPRGDGQRYQGIVALLPEGLTATLEDYFSSSEQLPGRIVLATDGRRAAGLLLQRLPGQTDPHNWEYLALLAATARARELLELSPEQVIGRLFVDQDVRLLATQAVEFACSCSVARVESTLRALGRAEIESLLEERGAIDVDCEFCNQHYHFDRAGVDGLLDNMASGLIH from the coding sequence GTGGCCGACACCCTGCATCGGTTTATGTTTGAAAATGGGTCGGCGCGCGGCGTTTTGGTGCAGCTCGAATCCAGCTGGCAAGAAGTGCTGGCGCGCCACCACTACCCGCCGCCGGTGCGTGACCTACTCGGTCAGTTGCTGGCGGCGGCGGCGCTGCTGGGTAACAACCTGAAGGCGGCCGGTCGGGTGATTGTCGAGTTGCGTGGTGATGGTCCGCTGCGTCTGTTGGTTGCCGATAACCGGGCCGGACATGCCGTGCGCGCCCTGGCTCGCTGGAGCGAGCCGCTGCGGGGTAATGAATGGCATGAGTTGCTGGGTAGCGGCCGACTGGTGATTACGCTGGATCCGCGCGGCGATGGCCAGCGTTACCAGGGGATTGTGGCGCTGCTACCCGAGGGTCTGACGGCGACCCTGGAGGATTATTTTTCCAGTTCCGAACAGTTGCCGGGCCGTATTGTGCTGGCAACCGACGGCAGGCGTGCCGCGGGTCTGTTGCTGCAGCGCCTGCCTGGGCAGACCGATCCACACAACTGGGAGTATCTGGCCCTGCTGGCCGCCACCGCCCGTGCGCGTGAGTTGCTGGAGTTGTCACCCGAGCAGGTGATCGGACGCTTGTTCGTCGACCAGGACGTACGTCTGCTGGCTACACAAGCGGTGGAGTTTGCGTGTTCGTGCTCCGTCGCCCGGGTGGAGTCGACATTGCGGGCGCTCGGTCGCGCCGAGATTGAGTCCCTTCTGGAAGAGCGTGGGGCGATCGATGTTGATTGCGAGTTCTGCAACCAGCACTATCACTTTGACCGCGCTGGCGTGGATGGGCTGCTGGACAACATGGCTTCAGGCCTGATCCATTAA
- the mscL gene encoding large conductance mechanosensitive channel protein MscL, with protein MIKEFRDFIMRGNVVDMAVGIIIGVAFGAIIKSLVEDILMPPIGLLLGQVDFSNLFLQLHDGAVAGPYASLAAAKTAGAVTVNYGLFLNALVSFVIVGFSVFMLIRTLNRLTPAEPPATATSKDCPHCITAIPLAATRCPHCTSQLS; from the coding sequence ATGATCAAGGAATTTCGTGACTTCATCATGCGCGGCAATGTGGTGGACATGGCCGTCGGCATCATCATCGGCGTGGCGTTTGGCGCCATCATCAAGTCGCTGGTTGAAGACATTCTGATGCCGCCCATAGGTCTGTTGCTGGGGCAGGTGGATTTTTCCAACCTGTTCCTGCAACTGCACGACGGCGCGGTGGCCGGGCCTTACGCCTCGCTGGCCGCGGCCAAGACGGCCGGTGCGGTCACCGTCAATTACGGTTTGTTTCTGAACGCTCTGGTCAGCTTCGTGATCGTCGGGTTCTCCGTATTCATGCTGATCCGTACCCTGAACCGCCTGACGCCCGCCGAACCGCCGGCAACGGCGACCAGCAAAGACTGCCCGCACTGCATCACGGCTATTCCGTTGGCGGCCACGCGCTGCCCACACTGCACCTCGCAGTTGAGCTGA